A window of Infirmifilum lucidum contains these coding sequences:
- the psmA gene encoding archaeal proteasome endopeptidase complex subunit alpha: protein MFPAAPMAGYDRAITIFSPEGRLYQVEYAYEAVKRGMTALGVKASDGVVLAVEKRSASPLVEGTEKIKKIDDHVGVAFAGLFGDARVLIDQARIYAQTHRLIYGEPIPIELLVKRICDIKQMYTQHGGVRPFGVAFLFAGIDRKGSHLIQTDPGGTYLRCKARAIGAGAQKAIDLFTKEYREDIKIEEAVMLALRGLREAMEEGFSAENIELAKIDIYDKTFKIFTMSEVRELISKL from the coding sequence ATGTTTCCGGCAGCTCCCATGGCAGGATATGACAGGGCTATAACGATATTCAGCCCCGAGGGTAGGCTCTATCAAGTCGAGTATGCCTATGAAGCGGTTAAGAGGGGGATGACCGCTTTAGGCGTGAAAGCTTCTGACGGTGTTGTTCTCGCTGTTGAGAAGAGAAGCGCTTCTCCTCTTGTAGAAGGTACCGAGAAAATAAAGAAAATAGACGATCACGTAGGCGTGGCTTTTGCAGGGCTTTTCGGTGACGCTCGTGTTCTGATAGACCAGGCTCGCATCTACGCTCAGACTCACCGTCTAATCTACGGGGAGCCCATACCCATCGAGCTCCTCGTAAAGCGTATATGTGACATAAAACAGATGTACACTCAGCACGGTGGCGTGAGGCCGTTTGGCGTGGCTTTCCTCTTTGCGGGTATCGATAGGAAGGGATCTCACCTCATACAGACAGATCCCGGAGGAACCTACCTGAGGTGTAAGGCCAGAGCTATTGGTGCCGGGGCCCAGAAAGCTATAGACCTCTTCACCAAGGAATATCGCGAGGACATAAAGATCGAGGAGGCAGTCATGCTGGCACTCCGCGGGCTTAGGGAGGCCATGGAAGAGGGGTTCTCGGCAGAGAACATAGAACTTGCTAAGATAGACATCTATGATAAAACGTTCAAGATATTTACTATGAGTGAAGTCAGGGAACTTATCTCCAAGCTCTAG
- a CDS encoding ribosome assembly factor SBDS: MSKKKLSIARLEKSGKKFEVFVDAEKAWALKNGEKVNIREVMEGEFIYSDAKQGLKASEVDLKKIFGTTDPYVIAETIIKKGELLLTTEQRRELIEAKKRQIIEFLSRNTIDPRTNSPIPPKRIELALEEAKVSIDPFKPVEVQVNDILKALRMILPLKVARAIVAVHVPAVYVGKVHGALTKVGKILRESYASDGSLSVELEIPAGMQTSLMEMVASLTKGQGEVKLLRTEQV, encoded by the coding sequence ATGTCGAAGAAGAAGCTTAGCATCGCGAGACTGGAAAAAAGTGGGAAAAAGTTTGAAGTGTTTGTTGACGCGGAGAAGGCTTGGGCGTTGAAAAATGGTGAGAAAGTAAATATACGGGAAGTCATGGAGGGCGAGTTCATATACTCGGACGCAAAACAAGGGTTGAAGGCCTCTGAGGTAGATCTCAAGAAGATCTTTGGGACAACGGATCCCTACGTGATAGCTGAGACTATTATCAAGAAAGGGGAGCTTTTACTGACCACAGAGCAACGCCGGGAGCTTATCGAAGCTAAGAAGCGCCAGATCATAGAGTTCTTATCCCGTAATACTATTGATCCTAGAACCAACTCCCCTATTCCTCCAAAGAGAATTGAGCTTGCACTTGAAGAGGCCAAGGTTAGCATTGACCCATTTAAGCCTGTAGAAGTCCAGGTTAACGACATTTTGAAGGCCCTGCGGATGATCCTACCCCTGAAGGTGGCGAGAGCTATAGTGGCTGTTCACGTCCCTGCAGTGTATGTCGGGAAGGTTCATGGAGCACTCACTAAAGTGGGGAAAATATTGAGAGAGAGTTATGCCTCCGACGGTTCCCTTAGTGTAGAACTCGAGATACCTGCTGGGATGCAGACATCGCTCATGGAGATGGTTGCGAGCCTTACGAAGGGACAAGGGGAGGTAAAGCTACTAAGGACAGAGCAGGTGTGA
- a CDS encoding pantetheine-phosphate adenylyltransferase translates to MEKGPRKPCRRGVVGGTFSLLHEGHKHLLSSAARLSETLLVGITSDKFASRKRHPVEPFTERASAVLNYLTKYDPELKVEIVEIGDVYGSAVDDALADCIFISEETVYGAFLINTLRRIKGLPPLRVYAVEILTVDGVKLSSTILWQRRAQK, encoded by the coding sequence GTGGAAAAAGGCCCTAGAAAACCCTGCAGGCGCGGCGTCGTGGGTGGCACGTTCTCCTTACTACACGAGGGCCATAAACACCTTCTGAGTAGCGCTGCAAGGCTCTCTGAAACCTTATTGGTAGGCATCACATCAGATAAGTTTGCTAGCCGTAAGAGGCATCCCGTCGAGCCTTTTACCGAGCGGGCTTCCGCAGTTCTCAACTACCTCACGAAGTATGATCCGGAGCTCAAAGTTGAAATTGTAGAAATTGGGGACGTGTATGGATCAGCCGTTGATGATGCATTAGCTGACTGCATCTTTATTTCTGAGGAAACCGTATATGGAGCCTTCCTAATAAACACCCTCAGGAGGATTAAAGGTCTCCCCCCGCTACGAGTCTACGCCGTGGAAATTCTAACTGTAGATGGTGTAAAGCTCTCAAGTACTATTCTTTGGCAGAGGAGGGCTCAGAAATAA
- a CDS encoding translation initiation factor IF-5A, which produces MSTRPEEAGNIKVGSFIVIDGEPCKVVEVEKSKTGKHGSAKARIVGIGFFDGAKRSIVVPTDAKVDVPVIRKFNAQVVSMSGGYLQLMSLEDYNTFEVPMPAEEEIKNKLTEGVEVEVWEVMGRYKIMRVRS; this is translated from the coding sequence ATGAGCACACGCCCAGAAGAAGCAGGTAATATTAAGGTTGGGTCATTTATAGTCATAGACGGAGAACCCTGTAAAGTCGTTGAGGTGGAGAAGAGTAAGACGGGGAAACACGGCTCTGCGAAGGCTAGGATTGTTGGCATAGGATTCTTCGACGGAGCAAAGAGAAGTATTGTAGTCCCCACGGATGCCAAGGTTGACGTGCCAGTGATCAGGAAGTTTAACGCTCAAGTAGTGTCAATGTCTGGCGGCTACCTACAGCTCATGAGCCTAGAGGACTATAATACTTTTGAGGTTCCAATGCCAGCTGAGGAGGAGATAAAAAACAAGCTCACAGAGGGCGTAGAGGTGGAAGTCTGGGAAGTTATGGGACGCTATAAAATAATGCGTGTCAGGAGCTAA
- the rrp4 gene encoding exosome complex RNA-binding protein Rrp4, translating into MSLYVKDRQIVLPGDPIGEQGRFSIEGHVYRVNKKFYSKVLGVVYIDQERKVIRVIPLKGKYIPVEGHRVIGKVTEVGFTNWVVDINSPYEAILPVSEVTSKPVSISRNELAKILDEGDLILAKVIYFDYTKDPVLSIKESKLGKIPKGSLVEISPQKVARIIGRKGSMVSLIEEMLGVKLIVGQNGRIVVVGDDPFKEELAVLAIKKIDAEAHVTGLTERIKEFISERLRG; encoded by the coding sequence ATGAGCTTGTATGTTAAGGATAGGCAAATCGTTTTGCCTGGGGATCCTATCGGTGAGCAGGGCAGGTTTAGCATAGAGGGACACGTGTACCGGGTCAATAAGAAATTCTACTCAAAGGTTCTCGGCGTCGTTTACATAGACCAGGAGCGCAAGGTAATAAGGGTCATCCCTCTTAAAGGCAAGTATATCCCAGTTGAGGGGCACAGGGTAATAGGAAAAGTCACCGAGGTAGGTTTCACCAACTGGGTGGTCGACATAAACTCTCCATACGAGGCTATCCTCCCCGTGAGTGAGGTCACATCTAAGCCGGTGAGCATATCCAGGAACGAGTTGGCCAAGATCCTGGATGAAGGAGACTTGATTCTCGCGAAAGTCATCTACTTTGACTATACTAAGGATCCCGTACTAAGTATCAAGGAATCTAAGCTTGGAAAGATACCCAAAGGCTCTCTAGTCGAGATTAGCCCTCAGAAGGTTGCTAGGATAATCGGGAGGAAAGGATCTATGGTTTCCCTGATAGAGGAAATGCTCGGCGTCAAACTCATAGTGGGGCAGAACGGCAGGATCGTCGTTGTCGGCGATGATCCATTCAAAGAAGAATTGGCGGTTCTCGCGATCAAGAAGATAGATGCAGAAGCTCACGTGACTGGGCTCACTGAGAGGATTAAGGAGTTTATTTCTGAGAGGTTGAGAGGATGA
- a CDS encoding MraY family glycosyltransferase → MLHLAILGFFVSFIVTRVVAEPLINYLWNRGIVRPDAHKPGKPSVAHGGGVILFAGISTGIALVMTLLGAPLSLKVLIIYASATLCFIVGLVDDIKILKGQVKTLLSILGIVPVLITGLTAPALIDWGRPELPVIGRMRLTIIYWVLMPLSIAGAANVVNMLDVMNGIVPGTSIIIFLTLALVSLMLGKETTLIVSLVVLGALLAYYKYNAYPARVFNGDSGSLFLGAFVGAIAVVDHLEFIALTLLLPHVLNGFFILVSFRGFREHREVGKRPIRVGEDGTLYASTDPDAPLSLTRIMLAVGGPSTEKEVARAYIALEAVVAVLAVVSVLLSFR, encoded by the coding sequence ATGCTACACCTGGCTATTTTAGGCTTTTTTGTCTCTTTCATAGTTACAAGGGTGGTTGCAGAGCCTCTGATAAACTACCTGTGGAACCGCGGCATAGTAAGGCCTGACGCCCACAAGCCTGGGAAGCCTTCAGTCGCTCACGGTGGTGGCGTTATTCTCTTCGCGGGAATTTCCACCGGTATCGCCTTGGTCATGACACTTTTGGGAGCCCCCCTCTCCCTCAAAGTATTAATCATTTATGCGAGCGCTACCCTATGCTTCATCGTTGGACTCGTGGACGACATTAAAATACTCAAGGGACAGGTCAAGACATTACTAAGCATACTTGGTATTGTTCCGGTGCTTATAACAGGCCTCACTGCACCAGCCCTCATAGATTGGGGAAGGCCTGAGCTGCCCGTAATCGGGAGAATGCGCCTCACAATAATATATTGGGTTCTTATGCCCTTATCAATTGCTGGTGCAGCAAACGTCGTAAATATGCTAGACGTTATGAATGGAATAGTTCCGGGGACATCTATCATAATATTTCTTACGCTTGCTCTTGTAAGCCTCATGCTAGGCAAAGAGACGACGCTTATAGTATCGCTAGTAGTGCTGGGGGCGCTCCTAGCCTATTACAAGTATAATGCCTACCCAGCAAGAGTGTTCAATGGCGATAGCGGTAGCTTATTTCTCGGCGCTTTTGTTGGAGCAATAGCTGTTGTTGATCACTTAGAGTTCATAGCTTTAACGCTGCTCCTACCCCACGTCCTCAACGGGTTCTTTATCCTAGTAAGCTTCAGAGGATTTAGAGAGCACCGGGAAGTGGGGAAGAGACCTATTAGAGTAGGAGAAGACGGTACTCTATATGCTAGCACAGACCCAGACGCCCCTCTCTCTTTAACGCGTATAATGCTTGCAGTAGGGGGGCCGTCTACAGAGAAAGAGGTTGCCAGGGCATATATAGCCCTCGAGGCGGTAGTGGCAGTACTAGCAGTAGTTTCAGTACTCCTGAGTTTCAGGTGA
- the rrp41 gene encoding exosome complex exonuclease Rrp41 encodes MTKARAPVKLLDENGRRVDGRLPDEMRRLRIEAGVLRNADGSAYVELGNNKVISAVYGPREATPRHEALSDRALLRCKYTMLPFSVADRKSPQPSRREIELSKVIREALAPAIFLNEYPRTAIDVFINILEADGGTRTASIIAASVALADAGIAMRDLVAAIAVGKIGNVLVLDINGLEDQYGDGDMPIAMMPKLGEITLIQADGIYTPQEIEQAISMASKAIRRIYEEQVRALRSKYEAVRQEVDEE; translated from the coding sequence ATGACCAAAGCTAGAGCACCAGTAAAATTACTCGATGAGAATGGCAGGAGGGTAGATGGACGTCTGCCTGACGAGATGCGCCGGTTGAGGATAGAAGCAGGGGTTCTCAGAAACGCTGACGGGTCAGCTTACGTAGAACTAGGCAACAACAAGGTTATATCTGCAGTTTACGGCCCCCGTGAGGCCACACCCAGGCATGAAGCTCTAAGCGACAGGGCACTTCTGCGCTGTAAGTATACTATGTTGCCCTTCAGTGTTGCTGACAGGAAGAGCCCACAACCCTCGCGCAGGGAGATAGAACTCTCGAAGGTTATACGCGAGGCTCTAGCACCAGCAATATTCCTCAACGAGTACCCGAGAACGGCTATTGACGTCTTCATAAACATACTGGAGGCTGACGGGGGCACTAGAACTGCAAGCATTATAGCTGCCTCAGTAGCTCTAGCAGATGCCGGGATAGCCATGCGTGACCTCGTTGCCGCAATAGCTGTTGGGAAAATTGGTAATGTTCTCGTACTGGATATCAACGGTCTAGAAGACCAGTACGGCGATGGCGACATGCCTATTGCCATGATGCCGAAGCTCGGGGAAATAACGCTAATACAGGCCGATGGTATATATACCCCACAGGAGATAGAGCAGGCAATATCTATGGCTTCGAAAGCTATCAGGAGGATTTACGAGGAACAAGTTAGAGCTCTAAGGAGTAAATATGAAGCTGTTAGACAGGAGGTAGATGAAGAATGA